The proteins below come from a single Gavia stellata isolate bGavSte3 chromosome 8, bGavSte3.hap2, whole genome shotgun sequence genomic window:
- the LCT gene encoding lactase/phlorizin hydrolase isoform X2, which yields MELICKTVVFFLLVSPSLGIDREFAQNFIAIAGPLPSELVNRLHLQNQVLPKEDQGPAVAEAHDYLCQQDLVPPELLQYFSHLREIGVTHYKVFLPWALILPKGDARKPDEAQVQCYQEVLKTLVAADLKPVVVLHHRRVPGAVATQAMGRKANAFADLFVEYAEFSFRVFGDLVDVWLTFSDLTDVLKSLPYNDPPYRAQALAAAHRRAYTVYHEKYSPAGGKLSIALGMDHVLDSTSSELLSVSLQDSADFLSLSLQYCCGNETDFYKKLSAFQNVWEGIEILVFSLKFLDCGSMEENPFTTVAAIVTALNKEETHTIGYDVNEFLDFSSSHVLSKTNTLQENPDAVLAPRSSYQTVWEMFAKQSELERDSFLQDVFPSGFLWGTSTGAFNIEGAWAEDGKGESIWDRFGHAGHVYMNQTADVACDSYYKTSYDVYLLRGLHPQLYKFSVSWPRIFPAGTNEAINSKGVDYYNQLINQLLDSNIEPMVTLFHWDLPQALQVLGGWQNDSIIDAFVNYADFCFATFGDRVKFWITFHEPWVISYAGYGTGEHPPGITDPGVASYKVAHTILKAHAKVWHLYNDKYRSQQLGKVGLVLNSDWAEPKTPANSEDVRASERYLQFMLGWFAHPIFVNGDYPDILKAQIQEVNQQCSTTVAQLPLFTKEEKSWVKGTADFFGLSHYTSRLVSAVTNGTCTPSYESIGNFSLHVDPSWPQTASSWIHVVPWGLRRLLKFVSQEYTGTKIPIYIAGNGMPTEDVGDLINDTLRVDYFRRYINEALKAVKLDTVDVRSYIARSLVDGFEGPEGYSLKFGLHHVTFEDSNRPRTPKASAYFYSSVIEKNGFPSKVLDRFSTPVVFDLPMPSKLPNLPASEVPSKAKVVWQKFSSQTDFERDMYFYGTFPEDFTWGVSSSAYQVEGGWNADGKGPSIWDSFTHIPGNIKNNDTGDIACDSYHKVEEDIYLLRALGVKNYHFSLSWSRIFPSGRNNSINSHGVDYYNHLIDGLIANNITPIVTLYHWDLPQALQDIGGWESSALIDLFDSFADFCFQTFGDRVKFWITFNEPQVIAWVGYGTGAFPPNVNDPGSAPYRVAHILLKAHARVYHTYDDKYRASQGGVIALCPNIDWVEPKTPSDPRDIEAADRYMQFLVGWFTHPVFKNGDYPEVMKWKVGNRSELQNLPSSRLPVFTAEEREYIRGTADVFCFNTYTSKIVTHATTRLRPFSYEYDQEVLTKIDSSWPSSAITDHRAVAWGLRRLLNWIKEEYGNPPIYIIKNGVGIKTKLDVDDNTRVFYYKTYVDEALKAYKLDGVNLRGYNAWSFMDNFEWLNGYDPRFGLHQVDFDNPNRPRTPKRSAVYYAEIIRNNGIPLPKGDEFLYGEFPKNFWWSVATSAYQIEGGWRADGKGLSIWDQFSHTPLKISNDDTGDVACDSYHKIEEDVEMLKSLKVSHYRFSISWSRVLPDGTTRYINEMGLNYYERLIDALLAANIMPQVTLYHWDLPQALQNVGGWENDTIVQRFKEYAELLFQRLGDKVKFWITLNEPYNTAYFGYGVGTAAPGISVRPGRAPYVVGHNLIKAHAEAWHLYNETYRAKQGGLISITINSDWAEPRNPHNQEDIDAARRYLQFLLGWFAHPIFKNGDYNEVMKTRIRERSLAQGLSQSRLPEFTESEKQRIKGTYDYFGLNHYTTVLTYNINYPAGVLSYDSDKGVASVTDRSWLNSGSFWLKVTPFGFRKLLRWIKEEYNNPPVYVTENGISERGALDLNDTWRTHYYQSYIDEALKAVVLDGVDLRGYTAWTLMDNFEWAVGFDERFGFYHVNFTDPNLPRRPKASARYYSQIINCNGFPDPATGPHPCLELEPEVTPTGTTPGPADSVHFLGLDLTSQSAEIALYVLFALSAVGALGLALFACMYGKLSKRSHKQSHMELSKL from the exons ATGGAGCTGATTTGTAAGACAGTTGTCTTCTTTCTGTTAGTGTCTCCCAGCCTTGGGATAGATAGGGAATTTGCTCAGAATTTTATCGCCATTGCTGGACCTCTACCCAGTGAGTTAGTAAATAGATTGCATCTGCAGAACCAAGTCCTACCCAAGGAAGATCAGGGCCCCGCCGTGGCTGAAGCCCATGACTACCTGTGCCAACAAGATCTTGTGCCTCCTGAGCTGCTCCAGTACTTCTCCCACCTTCGTGAGATCGGGGTGACGCATTACAAAGTCTTCCTGCCTTGGGCACTCATTCTTCCAAAGGGGGATGCCAGGAAGCCAGATGAAGCTCAAGTGCAGTGCTACCAGGAGGTGCTCAAGACCCTGGTTGCTGCTGACCTCAAGCCAGTCGTAGTTCTGCATCATCGGCGTGTCCCTGGCGCTGTGGCCACACAGGCCATGGGTAGGAAAGCTAACGCTTTTGCTGACCTTTTTGTAGAATATGCAGAGTTCAGCTTCCGTGTTTTTGGGGACCTGGTTGATGTGTGGCTCACCTTCAGTGACCTGACAGATGTCCTTAAAAGCCTGCCTTACAACGACCCCCCGTACCGAGCCCAGGCCCTAGCTGCCGCTCACAGAAGAGCTTACACCGTCTACCACGAGAAATACTCACCAGCAG GTGGAAAGCTGTCCATTGCTTTAGGAATGGATCATGTCTTGGATAGCACTTCATCAGAAttgctttcagtttctcttcag GATTCGGCAGACTTTCTGTCTCTCAGCCTTCAGTACTGCTGTGGAAATGAAACAGATTTCTACAAGAAATTGAGTGCATTCCAG aaTGTGTGGGAAGGCATAGAGATCTTGGTTTTTAGTCTAAAGTTCCTTGATTGTGGTTCCATGGAAGAGAATCCTTTCACAACAGTAGCTGCCATTGTCACAG ctcttAATAAAGAAGAGACACATACGATTGGGTATGATGTTAATGAGTTCTTGGACTTCTCATCATCTCATGTTTTAAG caaaaCAAATACTCTACAGGAGAATCCAGATGCTGTTCTAGCCCCTCGCTCCTCCTATCAAACAGTTTGGGAAATGTTTGCTAAGCAGTCTGAATTGGAGAGGGATTCTTTTCTGCAAGATGTTTTTCCAAGTGGTTTCCTCTGGGGCACATCCACAGGTGCCTTTAACATTGAAGGAGCTTGGGCAGaggatgggaaaggagagagcATCTGGGATCGATTTGGGCATGCCGGTCATGTCTACATGAACCAAACAGCAGACGTGGCATGCGACAGCTACTATAAAACCAGCTATGATGTTTACCTACTTAGGGGTCTTCATCCCCAACTGTACAAATTTTCTGTATCCTGGCCTAGAATTTTTCCTGCTGGCACCAACGAGGCCATCAACTCCAAGGGTGTTGATTATTACAACCAATTAATTAACCAGTTGCTAGACTCTAACATTGAGCCCATGGTGACTCTGTTCCACTGGGACCTCCCACAAGCTCTTCAGGTTCTTGGTGGCTGGCAGAATGACAGTATCATAGATGCTTTTGTAAACTATGCAGACTTCTGCTTTGCCACTTTTGGGGATCGCGTCAAGTTCTGGATTACTTTCCATGAGCCTTGGGTTATCAGCTATGCTGGCTATGGCACTGGAGAGCATCCTCCAGGAATTACTGACCCAGGAGTAGCATCTTACAAG GTGGCTCACACAATTCTTAAGGCTCATGCCAAGGTCTGGCACCTGTATAATGACAAATATCGCTCTCAGCAACTGGGAAAGGTGGGTCTGGTGCTGAACTCGGATTGGGCTGAACCCAAGACTCCAGCTAACTCTGAGGACGTGAGGGCATCTGAGAGGTACCTGCAGTTCATGCTTGGCTGGTTTGCTCACCCTATATTTGTTAATGGTGATTACCCAGATATCCTGAAAGCTCAGATCCAGGAAGTAAACCAGCAGTGCTCCACAACAGTTGCACAGCTGCCTCTGTTTACAAAAGAGGAGAAGTCCTGGGTGAAAGGgactgcagatttttttggtCTTTCCCATTACACTTCCCGCCTGGTCAGTGCTGTGACTAATGGGACCTGCACACCAAGCTACGAGAGCATCGGGAACTTCTCCTTGCATGTGGATCCTTCTTGGCCACAGACTGCCTCTTCTTGGATCCATGTGGTCCCTTGGGGATTAAGAAGGCTGCTGAAGTTTGTTTCTCAGGAATATACAGGGACAAAGATCCCCATTTACATAGCAGGCAATGGTATGCCGACAGAAGATGTAGGGGATCTTATTAATGACACTCTGCGAGTGGATTATTTCCGCCGGTACATCAATGAGGCTCTAAAAG CGGTAAAACTAGACACCGTTGATGTTCGGTCATATATTGCTCGATCCCTGGTTGATGGCTTTGAAGGCCCAGAGGGGTACAGCCTAAAATTTGGGCTACATCATGTGACTTTTGAAGATAGCAACAGACCAAGGACTCCCAAGGCATCTGCTTATTTCTATTCCAGTGTtattgaaaaaaatggtttcCCATCCAAAGTCTTGGACAGATTTTCTACACCTGTGGTGTTTGACCTACCCATGCCATCAAAGTTGCCGAATTTACCAGCATCAGAAGTTCCCTCCAAGGCAAAGGTTGTCTGGCAGAAGTTTTCATCTCAAACAGACTTTGAAAGGGACATGTACTTTTATGGGACATTCCCAGAGGACTTTACATGGGGTGTGTCGTCTTCTGCCTACCAGGTGGAAGGAGGTTGGAATGCTGATGGCAAAGGACCCAGCATTTGGGATAGCTTCACCCATATCCCAGGGAATATAAAGAATAATGATACTGGAGATATAGCTTGTGATAGCTACCACAAGGTGGAGGAAGATATTTACCTGCTGAGAGCCTTAGGGGTAAAGAACTATCATTTCTCCCTGTCCTGGTCTCGAATTTTCCCCAGTGGAAGGAACAACTCAATAAACAGCCATGGAGTTGACTACTATAACCATCTCATTGATGGACTGATTGCAAACAACATCACTCCAATCGTCACTCTCTACCACTGGGACCTGCCACAAGCTCTCCAGGACATTGGTGGCTGGGAGAGCAGCGCACTGATTGACCTTTTTGATAGTTTTGCGGACTTCTGTTTCCAGACCTTTGGGGACAGGGTGAAGTTCTGGATTACGTTCAATGAACCCCAAGTCATTGCCTGGGTTGGCTATGGCACTGGGGCATTTCCACCCAATGTCAATGACCCTGGCAGTGCTCCCTACAGGGTTGCCCATATCTTACTGAAAGCTCACGCCAGGGTCTACCACACATATGATGACAAATACAGAGCGAGTCAGGGAGGGGTCATTGCTCTGTGTCCCAACATCGACTGGGTTGAGCCAAAGACACCAAGTGACCCCAGGGACATAGAAGCTGCAGACAGGTACATGCAGTTTTTGGTGGGGTGGTTTACACACCCGGTTTTCAAAAATGGGGACTACCCCGAGGTCATGAAGTGGAAAGTTGGGAACAGGAGTGAGCTCCAGAACCTGCCGTCATCTCGCCTACCGGTTTTCACAGCAGAGGAGCGTGAATACATCAGGGGCACGGcagatgttttctgcttcaACACGTATACCTCCAAAATTGTAACCCACGCAACAACCCGGTTGAGGCCCTTCTCTTATGAGTATGACCAGGAAGTTTTAACAAAGATCGACAGCTCCTGGCCTTCCTCAGCTATTACTGACCATCGGGCGGTGGCCTGGGGGCTAAGGAGGCTACTGAACTGGATCAAAGAAGAATATGGAAATCCCCCAATATATATAATTAAGAATGGGGTGGGGATAAAGACCAAATTGGATGTTGATGACAATACCAGGGTATTTTACTACAAAACATACGTTGATGAAGCCTTAAAAG CTTACAAGTTGGATGGTGTTAATCTGAGAGGATACAACGCTTGGTCTTTTATGGATAACTTTGAATGGTTGAACGGTTATGATCCAAGATTTGGGTTGCACCAGGTTGATTTTGACAATCCCAACAGGCCAAGAACCCCGAAGCGCTCTGCTGTGTACTATGCAGAAATCATCCGCAATAATGGTATCCCATTGCCAAAAGgagatgagtttttatatgGAGAGTTTCCAAAGAACTTTTGGTGGAGTGTAGCAACTTCAGCATATCAG ATTGAGGGAGGATGGCGAGCAGATGGGAAAGGACTTAGCATTTGGGACCAATTTTCTCACACTCCCTTGAAAATCAGCAATGATGACACTGGAGATGTAGCTTGTGACAGCTACCACAAGATCGAGGAGGATGTGGAAATGCTGAAAAGCCTCAAGGTGTCTCACTATCGCTTTTCAATCTCCTGGTCCCGCGTTCTCCCAGATGGGACCACCAGATACATCAATGAAATGGGACTGAACTACTATGAAAGGCTTATCGATGCTCTTCTGGCAGCTAACATTATGCCTCAG GTAACTCTATATCATTGGGACCTCCCACAGGCGCTGCAGAACGTCGGTGGGTGGGAGAACGATACTATAGTTCAGAGGTTTAAGGAGTATGCTGAGCTCCTTTTCCAGAGACTGGGAGATAAAGTGAAATTTTGGATAACCCTCAATGAACCCTACAACACCGCGTATTTTGGCTATGGTGTTGGCACAGCTGCACCAG GCATCTCCGTTCGGCCAGGGCGAGCCCCCTATGTGGTGGGGCACAACTTAATAAAGGCCCACGCGGAAGCCTGGCATCTCTACAATGAGACCTACCGGGCAAAACAAGGAGGGTTAATCTCTATCACTATCAACTCTGACTGGGCAGAACCAAGGAACCCACACAACCAGGAGGACATTGATGCTGCCAGACGATACTTGCAG TTTTTGCTAGGTTGGTTTGCTCATCCCATTTTCAAAAATGGCGATTATAACGAAGTGATGAAAACGAGGATTCGGGAACGCAGTCTGGCTCAGGGTCTGAGCCAGTCCCG ACTTCCAGAATTTACTgaaagtgaaaagcaaagaattaaaGGCACTTATGACTACTTTGGTCTAAATCATTATACTACAGTTTTAACGTACAACATAAACTATCCTGCTGGTGTTCTGTCGTATGACTCTGATAA GGGTGTAGCTTCAGTAACCGACCGCAGCTGGCTGAACTCTGGTTCCTTCTGGCTAAAGGTGACACCCTTTGGTTTCCGAAAGCTCCTGAGATGGATAAAGGAAGAGTACAACAACCCTCCTGTTTATGTGACTGAAAATGGGATCTCAGAAAGGGGCGCCTTAGACCTCAATGACACTTGGCGAACACATTACTATCAGAGCTACATTGACGAAGCACTGAAAG CTGTTGTGCTTGATGGCGTTGACTTACGAGGCTACACCGCGTGGACACTGATGGACAACTTTGAGTGGGCAGTGGGCTTCGACGAAAGGTTTGGGTTCTATCACGTGAATTTCACAGACCCGAACTTGCCGCGGCGCCCCAAGGCCTCTGCCAGGTATTACTCACAGATCATAAACTGCAATGGGTTTCCAGACCCAGCAACGGGCCCACATCCCTGTCTGGAGCTGGAGCCTGAAG TGACACCAACAGGCACCACACCAGGACCGGCTGACAGCGTGCACTTCTTGGGATTAGATTTAACATCACAAAGTGCAGAAATAGCACTGTATGtactttttgctctttctgcagTTGGAGCACTGGGCTTGGCTCTCTTTGCATGTATGTATGGAAAATTATCCAAAAGATCCCATAAACAATCACATATGGAACTTAGTAAACTGTAA